One window of the Rosa rugosa chromosome 3, drRosRugo1.1, whole genome shotgun sequence genome contains the following:
- the LOC133738513 gene encoding protein LONGIFOLIA 1, producing the protein MTTGIVQEQNLEKHIEKQMGCMAGFLQIFDRHQILTGKRLCSTKRLPASSAVVVSSPEPSSNASPEISKELEKQPQRKSMPSPDRSEQSPPASELRSPLPQLRTPSSESPLPLPVFEFKEGTRSSWKFSRDMPRLSLDSRATVDAKGSLYPKEIRTNAAILSANRSVNSGDGAIDGDKNHRSPSVIARLMGLEPLPQSDPEPIKLRRSASESRVNRDLYQARSVDSNNFLARQPQQQNLKSNNCGNVGREDRSCNTRQVDPKSYNVKAQNRGMVQRKSFFDSADFFPEPKQSISVYGEIEKRLRMRGIDEPSKDLETLKQILEALQLKGLLHSRKSSRQINSRNFVYDRFSESPIVVMRPSRSPTSTNRAARFGNESPPSSFRSRAGVRRNANPAGETYQAMSPRRERAENVRSQSRGRSPSPPTRSESGVRSPSRRGGPLVIETHRKGSVDSVEHRRVSPVHSPKVSSRRSVSDQPTTNRSPRVKKPTAGMTPKEEKTTIHRAEDDSSTMSESSSSQTDTERWKVEEYKEGRSLLERCDKLLNSIAELQPSPVSVLDSSFDREESSPSPVMKRSIDFKGDQMEDIWGQAICGNESESDDCDFVYVSDILRASNYLPDDSDIFLLLEKQQQLKGKDTSRVSTLERKLIFDIINEILDRNRQLPPWKAVSRQTSVSEIWSEFQRIRERDESEDLFEVICGVLKKDLAGDAINGWGDCSVEMSDAVLDIERLIFKDLIGETIRDLASFSPNSGRVSALCRKLVF; encoded by the exons ATGACGACTGGGATAGTGCAAGAGCAGAACCTTGAAAAGCACATAGAGAAGCAGATGGGGTGCATGGCCGGCTTTCTTCAGATCTTCGATCGCCACCAGATTCTCACCGGAAAACGCCTCTGCTCCACCAAACGCCTACCTGCTTCTTCG GCGGTGGTGGTGTCGTCACCAGAGCCGTCGTCGAACGCATCGCCGGAGATATCGAAAGAACTGGAGAAACAACCGCAAAGGAAATCCATGCCTTCACCGGACAGGTCGGAGCAATCTCCACCGGCGTCGGAGCTCCGATCTCCGCTGCCGCAACTACGGACGCCGTCGTCGGAATCACCTCTTCCTCTTCCGGTTTTCGAATTCAAAGAAGGCACGAGGTCGTCGTGGAAGTTTTCCAGAGACATGCCGAGGCTCTCACTCGATAGCAGAGCCACCGTGGACGCAAAGGGAAGCCTGTACCCGAAGGAGATCCGTACCAACGCTGCGATATTGTCAGCCAACCGAAGCGTGAACTCCGGCGACGGAGCAATTGACGGAGACAAGAATCACCGCTCGCCTAGCGTCATTGCCAGGCTAATGGGACTCGAACCGTTGCCGCAATCGGATCCCGAACCGATCAAGCTCCGGAGATCTGCGTCAGAGTCCAGAGTGAACAGAGATCTGTACCAGGCACGGTCCGTGGACAGCAATAATTTTCTGGCAAGGCAACCGCAGCAGCAGAATTTGAAGAGCAATAACTGCGGCAATGTAGGCAGAGAGGATCGGAGCTGCAATACTAGACAGGTAGATCCGAAATCTTACAATGTGAAAGCTCAAAACAGGGGAATGGTGCAGAGGAAGAGCTTCTTTGATTCGGCGGATTTTTTTCCGGAGCCCAAACAGTCGATTTCGGTGTACGGTGAGATTGAGAAGAGGCTGAGGATGAGAGGCATTGATGAACCGTCTAAAGATTTGGAGACATTGAAGCAAATCCTTGAAGCTTTACAGCTCAAAGGTCTTCTTCACTCCCGGAAATCTTCGCGTCAAATCAACTCCCGAAATTTCGTCTACGACCGGTTCTCGGAATCGCCGATTGTGGTGATGAGGCCGTCCAGATCGCCGACTTCCACTAACCGAGCCGCCAGATTCGGCAACGAATCGCCGCCTTCAAGCTTCCGGTCAAGAGCCGGAGTTCGCCGGAACGCGAACCCCGCCGGCGAGACGTATCAGGCAATGAGCCCAAGGCGTGAGCGGGCGGAGAATGTGCGGAGCCAGAGCAGAGGTAGAAGTCCGAGCCCGCCGACCAGGAGCGAGAGTGGCGTGAGAAGTCCGAGTCGGAGAGGAGGCCCATTAGTGATCGAGACGCATAGGAAAGGAAGCGTGGATTCAGTGGAGCACAGGAGAGTCTCTCCGGTTCACTCTCCCAAGGTTAGTTCAAGACGGTCGGTCTCAGATCAACCTACGACCAACCGGTCACCGAGGGTCAAGAAACCAACGGCTGGGATGACGCCCAAGGAGGAAAAAACAACTATTCACAGAGCAGAGGATGATTCCTCCACCATGTCAGAGAGCAGTTCTTCACAAACCGACACTGAG AGATGGAAGGTGGAGGAGTACAAAGAAGGGAGGAGTCTATTGGAGAGGTGTGACAAGCTACTCAACAGTATAGCCGAGTTGCAACCGAGTCCGGTTTCGGTGCTGGACTCGTCGTTTGACAGAGAGGAATCTTCACCCTCGCCAGTGATGAAGCGCAGCATTGATTTCAAAG GTGATCAGATGGAAGATATCTGGGGTCAAGCAATCTGTGGAAACGAGTCGGAATCCGACGACTGTGATTTCGTCTATGTTTCCGACATTCTCCGAGCTTCGAATTACTTACCGGACGACTCGGACATTTTCTTATTGCTGGAGAAGCAGCAACAGCTCAAGGGAAAAGACACGTCCAGAGTTTCGACGCTCGAAAGGAAGCTAATCTTTGACATTATCAACGAGATTCTCGACCGAAACCGGCAATTGCCGCCGTGGAAGGCCGTCTCGAGGCAGACTTCGGTGTCCGAAATCTGGTCCGAGTTTCAGAGAATCCGGGAGAGGGATGAATCCGAAGACTTGTTCGAGGTCATATGTGGAGTATTGAAGAAGGACCTTGCGGGTGACGCAATAAACGGCTGGGGTGACTGCTCGGTCGAAATGTCCGACGCCGTTTTGGACATTGAACGCCTCATTTTCAAAGACTTGATCGGTGAAACGATCCGAGATCTCGCCTCTTTTTCCCCCAATTCCGGTAGAGTTTCGGCGCTTTGTAGGAAGTTGGTCTTCTGA
- the LOC133740513 gene encoding uncharacterized protein LOC133740513 isoform X1: protein MNVAVQASKNMKLQVGNSVEVLRKENDLCMSWFSGKVMAVDGDDFIVRYMSLIDRKEVMAVERVYRKAIRPRPPHAKKEKGWIVGDMVEVFDTKCWKVGKVAKVGKNNRVVIRFLGSIQLKEFDECNLRIRQAWDQNKWSVIEKVQKKNQVKIRSHRWDHSKVQLEASCAEPLSKEKRISCKRRRSNINVGACDRPSMSNHWLYMQVDKTSRNNSSTDIDPKMRKATSYGMHRSFESAQCTEDSYQCSVASCSMNELSGSQNGSSAELGEDICDSSDAESSFPSSAGKKLSAPLPEPYVLDVDIHKLELHAYKSTLQVLYASGPLSWEQESLLTNLRLSLHITNEEHLLHLRHLLSSQVL from the exons ATGAATGTTGCT GTCCAAGCTTCCAAAAACATGAAGCTGCAAGTAGGCAATTCAGTGGAGGtgttgagaaaagaaaatgatctGTGTATGTCCTGGTTTTCAGGTAAAGTAATGGCAGTTGATGGCGATGACTTCATTGTGAGGTATATGTCACTTATAGACCGCAAAGAGGTGATGGCGGTGGAGAGGGTGTACAGAAAGGCCATTAGGCCTCGGCCTCCACATGCAAAGAAAGAGAAGGGATGGATTGTTGGTGATATGGTTGAAGTGTTTGATACGAAGTGTTGGAAGGTTGGGAAGGTAGCCAAGGTAGGGAAGAACAATCGAGTTGTCATTAGATTTCTCGGGTCCATTCAGCTTAAGGAATTTGATGAATGTAACCTGAGGATCAGGCAAGCTTGGGATCAGAATAAGTGGTCAGTGATTGAGAAG GTTCAAAAGAAAAATCAGGTTAAGATTCGGAGCCATAGATGGGATCATTCAAAAGTTCAACTAGAGGCAAGTTGTGCAGAACCTTTatcaaaagagaagagaatTAGCTGCAAGAGAAGAAGATCAAACATTAATGTGGGAGCATGTGACAGGCCATCAATGAGTAACCATTGGCTGTACATGCAGGTAGATAAAACATCAAGGAACAACTCTAGTACTGATATAGATCCCAAAATGAGAAAGGCAACCAGCTATGGGATGCATAGATCTTTTGAGTCTGCTCAGTGCACTGAGGATAGTTACCAGTGTTCTGTGGCTAGTTGTAGTATGAATGAGCTTTCCGGCTCTCAAAATGGGAGTTCTGCAGAACTTGGAGAAGATATTTGTGATAGTTCTGACGCAGAGTCATCATTTCCATCTTCGGCTGGGAAAAAACTCTCAGCTCCATTACCAGAGCCTTATGTGCTCGATGTTGACATCCACAAATTAGAGCTTCACGCATACAAGTCGACTTTGCAGGTGCTCTATGCTTCAGGTCCCTTGAGTTGGGAGCAGGAATCCCTCCTAACGAATCTTCGTCTGTCCCTTCATATAACAAATGAGGAACATTTGCTGCATTTGAGGCACCTCTTATCTTCTCAGGTTCTTTGA
- the LOC133740513 gene encoding uncharacterized protein LOC133740513 isoform X2, whose amino-acid sequence MKLQVGNSVEVLRKENDLCMSWFSGKVMAVDGDDFIVRYMSLIDRKEVMAVERVYRKAIRPRPPHAKKEKGWIVGDMVEVFDTKCWKVGKVAKVGKNNRVVIRFLGSIQLKEFDECNLRIRQAWDQNKWSVIEKVQKKNQVKIRSHRWDHSKVQLEASCAEPLSKEKRISCKRRRSNINVGACDRPSMSNHWLYMQVDKTSRNNSSTDIDPKMRKATSYGMHRSFESAQCTEDSYQCSVASCSMNELSGSQNGSSAELGEDICDSSDAESSFPSSAGKKLSAPLPEPYVLDVDIHKLELHAYKSTLQVLYASGPLSWEQESLLTNLRLSLHITNEEHLLHLRHLLSSQVL is encoded by the exons ATGAAGCTGCAAGTAGGCAATTCAGTGGAGGtgttgagaaaagaaaatgatctGTGTATGTCCTGGTTTTCAGGTAAAGTAATGGCAGTTGATGGCGATGACTTCATTGTGAGGTATATGTCACTTATAGACCGCAAAGAGGTGATGGCGGTGGAGAGGGTGTACAGAAAGGCCATTAGGCCTCGGCCTCCACATGCAAAGAAAGAGAAGGGATGGATTGTTGGTGATATGGTTGAAGTGTTTGATACGAAGTGTTGGAAGGTTGGGAAGGTAGCCAAGGTAGGGAAGAACAATCGAGTTGTCATTAGATTTCTCGGGTCCATTCAGCTTAAGGAATTTGATGAATGTAACCTGAGGATCAGGCAAGCTTGGGATCAGAATAAGTGGTCAGTGATTGAGAAG GTTCAAAAGAAAAATCAGGTTAAGATTCGGAGCCATAGATGGGATCATTCAAAAGTTCAACTAGAGGCAAGTTGTGCAGAACCTTTatcaaaagagaagagaatTAGCTGCAAGAGAAGAAGATCAAACATTAATGTGGGAGCATGTGACAGGCCATCAATGAGTAACCATTGGCTGTACATGCAGGTAGATAAAACATCAAGGAACAACTCTAGTACTGATATAGATCCCAAAATGAGAAAGGCAACCAGCTATGGGATGCATAGATCTTTTGAGTCTGCTCAGTGCACTGAGGATAGTTACCAGTGTTCTGTGGCTAGTTGTAGTATGAATGAGCTTTCCGGCTCTCAAAATGGGAGTTCTGCAGAACTTGGAGAAGATATTTGTGATAGTTCTGACGCAGAGTCATCATTTCCATCTTCGGCTGGGAAAAAACTCTCAGCTCCATTACCAGAGCCTTATGTGCTCGATGTTGACATCCACAAATTAGAGCTTCACGCATACAAGTCGACTTTGCAGGTGCTCTATGCTTCAGGTCCCTTGAGTTGGGAGCAGGAATCCCTCCTAACGAATCTTCGTCTGTCCCTTCATATAACAAATGAGGAACATTTGCTGCATTTGAGGCACCTCTTATCTTCTCAGGTTCTTTGA
- the LOC133740513 gene encoding uncharacterized protein LOC133740513 isoform X3: MAVDGDDFIVRYMSLIDRKEVMAVERVYRKAIRPRPPHAKKEKGWIVGDMVEVFDTKCWKVGKVAKVGKNNRVVIRFLGSIQLKEFDECNLRIRQAWDQNKWSVIEKVQKKNQVKIRSHRWDHSKVQLEASCAEPLSKEKRISCKRRRSNINVGACDRPSMSNHWLYMQVDKTSRNNSSTDIDPKMRKATSYGMHRSFESAQCTEDSYQCSVASCSMNELSGSQNGSSAELGEDICDSSDAESSFPSSAGKKLSAPLPEPYVLDVDIHKLELHAYKSTLQVLYASGPLSWEQESLLTNLRLSLHITNEEHLLHLRHLLSSQVL; encoded by the exons ATGGCAGTTGATGGCGATGACTTCATTGTGAGGTATATGTCACTTATAGACCGCAAAGAGGTGATGGCGGTGGAGAGGGTGTACAGAAAGGCCATTAGGCCTCGGCCTCCACATGCAAAGAAAGAGAAGGGATGGATTGTTGGTGATATGGTTGAAGTGTTTGATACGAAGTGTTGGAAGGTTGGGAAGGTAGCCAAGGTAGGGAAGAACAATCGAGTTGTCATTAGATTTCTCGGGTCCATTCAGCTTAAGGAATTTGATGAATGTAACCTGAGGATCAGGCAAGCTTGGGATCAGAATAAGTGGTCAGTGATTGAGAAG GTTCAAAAGAAAAATCAGGTTAAGATTCGGAGCCATAGATGGGATCATTCAAAAGTTCAACTAGAGGCAAGTTGTGCAGAACCTTTatcaaaagagaagagaatTAGCTGCAAGAGAAGAAGATCAAACATTAATGTGGGAGCATGTGACAGGCCATCAATGAGTAACCATTGGCTGTACATGCAGGTAGATAAAACATCAAGGAACAACTCTAGTACTGATATAGATCCCAAAATGAGAAAGGCAACCAGCTATGGGATGCATAGATCTTTTGAGTCTGCTCAGTGCACTGAGGATAGTTACCAGTGTTCTGTGGCTAGTTGTAGTATGAATGAGCTTTCCGGCTCTCAAAATGGGAGTTCTGCAGAACTTGGAGAAGATATTTGTGATAGTTCTGACGCAGAGTCATCATTTCCATCTTCGGCTGGGAAAAAACTCTCAGCTCCATTACCAGAGCCTTATGTGCTCGATGTTGACATCCACAAATTAGAGCTTCACGCATACAAGTCGACTTTGCAGGTGCTCTATGCTTCAGGTCCCTTGAGTTGGGAGCAGGAATCCCTCCTAACGAATCTTCGTCTGTCCCTTCATATAACAAATGAGGAACATTTGCTGCATTTGAGGCACCTCTTATCTTCTCAGGTTCTTTGA
- the LOC133739092 gene encoding guanine nucleotide-binding protein subunit gamma 1 encodes MASDTASSVDEQQAQLVAVTPTDNRGRHRVLAELNRLEQELKFLQEELGELEQTENVSTICSELLPYTEGRPDPLLPLTNGPINVIWDRWFEGPQNSQSCSCLIL; translated from the exons ATGGCGTCCGATACGGCGTCGTCTGTGGACGAACAACAGGCACAGCTTGTCGCTGTTACTCCAACTGACAACAGAGGAAGGCATCGGGTTCTTGCCGAGCTCAACCGACTCGAACAAGAACTCAAATTCTTGCag GAAGAGTTGGGAGAGCTTGAACAAACTGAAAACGTTTCCACCATATGTTCTGA ATTGCTGCCCTATACCGAAGGCCGGCCGGATCCTCTACTTCCACT AACAAATGGGCCTATAAATGTAATATGGGATCGATGGTTTGAAGGACCTCAAAACTCACAAAGTTGCAGTTGCTTGATACTGTGA